In Tiliqua scincoides isolate rTilSci1 chromosome 1, rTilSci1.hap2, whole genome shotgun sequence, the following are encoded in one genomic region:
- the LOC136644119 gene encoding ribonuclease inhibitor-like produces the protein MKQLCEGLKHPNCRILQLLLYQCHLTSTCCEALSSVFHINQTLIELDLQGNNIGDSGMSLLCEGLKQPNCKLQKLHLDRCGLTAACCQDLSSVLCSNQALTELHLSTNKLEDSGVRVLCQGLKHACCRLKSLLLHWCDLTAVACGDLASVLSTNQNLTKLCLSRNTLGDSGVSRLCEGLRHPDCRLQHLLNNSSLQVLEFWENDLGDLGVSLLCEGLKHPNCNLQDLGFKRCNITSACCDALASVLMKKPSLKLLRFSEEKLGDAGVSLLCEGLRHPNCKLQKLMFWQCDLTAACCEDLTAVLCSNQSLGELKIRNSKLGDAGSFKALEAPYLAHTGFDHQMPLFRSPITGPGKNATQPSPASQSLLSAFPVKLPHCPECRCGHRAQAEPQPPSGQERGWSPSVPAADGLPSVLPRDRGEEELL, from the exons ATGAAGCAGTTGTGTGAGGGGCTGAAGCATCCAAACTGCAGAATTCTGCAACTGTT ACTTTACCAGTGTCATCTCACATCGACCTGTTGTGAAGCTCTGTCCTCTGTATTCCACATCAACCAGACTCTAATAGAACTGGATCTTCAAGGCAATAATATTGGAGATTCAGGCATGAGTCTGCTCTGTGAAGGACTGAAACAGCCAAATTGCAAACTCCAGAAACTACA TTTGGATCGGTGTGGCCTCACAGCAGCTTGTTGTCAAGACCTTTCTTCTGTTCTCTGCAGCAACCAGGCACTGACTGAGCTGCATTTGAGCACTAATAAACTGGAGGATTCAGGAGTAAGAGTCCTCTGTCAGGGGCTGAAACACGCATGTTGCAGACTGAAGAGCCTTCT ACTACATTGGTGTGATCTGACGGCAGTTGCTTGTGGGGACCTTGCCTCTGTTCTTAGCACTAACCAGAATTTGACCAAACTGTGCTTATCACGGAACACTCTGGGAGACTCTGGAGTCAGCCGACTGTGTGAAGGGCTCAGACATCctgactgcaggctgcagcacctCCT CAACAATTCATCATTGCAAGTTTTAGAATTCTGGGAAAATGATCTTGGAGACTTGGGCGTGAGTTTGTTGTGTGAGGGCCTGAAGCATCCAAACTGCAACCTGCAGGACCTGGG ATTTAAGCGATGCAATATAACCAGTGCTTGCTGTGATGCTCTTGCCTCTGTGCTCATGAAAAAGCCATCCTTGAAATTGTTGCGCTTTAGCGAAGAGAAACTAGGGGATGCAGGTGTGAGCTTGCTGTGTGAGGGACTCCGACATCCAAACTGCAAGCTTCAGAAACTGAT GTTTTGGCAATGTGATCTGACTGCTGCTTGTTGTGAAGACCTCACCGCTGTTCTCTGCAGCAACCAGTCTCTAGGAGAGCTAAAGATCCGGAACAGCAAACTGGGAGATGCAG GCTCCTTCAAAGCCCTGGAAGCGCCATATCTCGCCCATACCGGCTTCGACCACCAGATGCCGCTGTTTCGCTCGCCAATTACCGGACCCGGGAAGAACGCaacgcagcccagcccagcctcccagTCCCTCCTCAGTGCTTTCCCGGTGAAACTTCCTCATTGCCCGGAGTGCCGCTGTGGTCATCGTGCGCAGGCGGAGCCGCAGCCCCCCAGCGGGCAGGAGAGGGGCTGGTCTCCCTCTGTTCCCGCTGCGGACGGGCTGCCCTCAGTCCTGCCCCGAGATcggggggaggaggagctgctTTAG